A region of Streptomyces sp. NBC_01267 DNA encodes the following proteins:
- a CDS encoding acyl-CoA dehydrogenase family protein, producing the protein MHLAPTERQQQLRAELRSYFHELMHDEAEPGSPPGSGAHPGAQRDLLRRIGADGMLGLGWPVEYGGKGRGPDEQFVFFDEAYRAGAPVSMVTLNTVGPTLMKYGTREQKDYFLPRILSGDLVFAIGYSEPEAGTDLASLRTRAVREGDSWVIDGQKVFTSNAQNADWIWLACRTDPDAPKHKGISIVLVPTDAAGFSWTPIETVGGQTTTATYYDGIRVPATNLVGAENAGWGLITNQLNHERVALAAIGMQAEDSYAAVLEYARTPDPDTGERPADRPWVRGRLAEVHARLAAVRLLNWRLVGDVGAGTLAPGDASGVKFLGTESAVEVYRMCQEIAGESALIRTGTPGAFGDGELERMNRAAQINTFGGGVSEVQREIVATMRLGMRSRKR; encoded by the coding sequence GTGCACCTCGCCCCGACGGAGCGGCAGCAGCAACTGCGTGCCGAACTCCGTTCGTATTTCCATGAATTGATGCACGACGAGGCAGAACCCGGATCCCCTCCGGGCTCCGGCGCACACCCCGGAGCGCAGCGTGACCTGCTGCGCCGCATCGGCGCGGACGGGATGCTGGGACTGGGCTGGCCCGTCGAATACGGGGGCAAAGGACGCGGTCCCGACGAACAGTTCGTCTTCTTCGACGAGGCGTACCGCGCGGGTGCGCCGGTGTCGATGGTCACGCTGAACACCGTCGGACCGACCCTGATGAAGTACGGGACGCGGGAACAGAAGGATTACTTCCTGCCCCGCATCCTCAGCGGCGACCTCGTCTTCGCGATCGGGTACAGCGAGCCGGAAGCGGGTACGGACCTCGCTTCCCTGCGGACCAGGGCGGTGCGCGAAGGCGACTCCTGGGTGATCGACGGACAGAAGGTCTTCACGTCCAACGCCCAGAACGCCGACTGGATCTGGCTCGCCTGCCGGACGGATCCGGACGCACCCAAGCACAAGGGCATCTCGATCGTGCTGGTGCCGACGGACGCGGCGGGCTTCTCCTGGACGCCGATCGAAACGGTCGGCGGACAGACGACGACCGCCACGTACTACGACGGGATCCGGGTGCCCGCAACCAACCTTGTCGGTGCGGAGAACGCCGGCTGGGGGCTGATCACCAACCAGCTCAACCACGAGCGGGTGGCGCTGGCCGCGATCGGGATGCAGGCGGAGGACTCCTACGCGGCGGTGCTGGAGTACGCGCGCACACCCGATCCGGACACCGGGGAACGGCCCGCCGACCGGCCTTGGGTACGGGGGCGTCTGGCCGAGGTGCACGCGCGCCTCGCGGCCGTCAGATTGCTCAACTGGCGGCTGGTCGGGGACGTGGGGGCGGGGACGCTCGCGCCGGGCGATGCAAGTGGGGTCAAGTTTCTGGGAACCGAAAGCGCCGTAGAGGTGTATCGAATGTGCCAGGAAATCGCAGGGGAGTCGGCGCTGATCCGGACGGGGACGCCGGGGGCCTTCGGGGACGGGGAGTTGGAGCGTATGAACCGGGCGGCGCAGATCAACACCTTCGGGGGCGGGGTGAGCGAGGTGCAGCGGGAGATCGTCGCGACGATGCGGCTCGGGATGAGGAGCCGGAAGAGGTGA
- a CDS encoding bifunctional MaoC family dehydratase N-terminal/OB-fold nucleic acid binding domain-containing protein — MRNEARTRERETEDPLHRRLKAYEGRPAATSGVGKDPVNESMIRHWCEAMGDTSPAYPAIAPPTMLQAWTMGGLSGHTGRTDAYDELFALLDGAGCTAVVATDCEQEYLRDLRPGDRITFDAVIESVSERKTTKLGTGYFVTTRMDVRGDGVLAGTHRFRILKYAPAGRASSGAAVGPPAAVRPKEGTTGAVPSAAAAGGKPEARRPRPVINRDNAGFWAGVAEHKLLIQRCSSCATLRFPWLPGCNACGSLDWDTTEASGAGTVYSYVVMHHPPFPAFEPPYAVGLIELAEGVRMVSNVTGVPYDKVRVGMPVTLEFLRVDAELELPVFKGSGG; from the coding sequence GTGAGGAACGAGGCGCGGACCAGGGAGAGGGAGACGGAAGACCCGCTCCACCGGCGGCTGAAGGCGTACGAGGGGCGCCCTGCCGCGACGTCCGGGGTGGGGAAGGACCCCGTCAACGAATCGATGATCAGGCATTGGTGCGAGGCGATGGGCGACACCAGCCCGGCCTATCCGGCGATCGCACCACCCACGATGCTCCAGGCCTGGACGATGGGCGGGCTCTCCGGGCACACGGGCCGGACGGACGCGTACGACGAGCTGTTCGCGCTGCTGGACGGCGCCGGATGCACGGCGGTGGTCGCGACCGACTGCGAGCAGGAGTATCTGCGGGACCTCCGCCCGGGGGACCGGATCACCTTCGACGCGGTGATCGAGTCGGTCTCCGAGCGGAAGACGACCAAGTTGGGGACGGGGTACTTCGTCACCACCCGGATGGATGTCCGGGGAGACGGTGTCCTGGCGGGGACGCACCGCTTCCGGATCCTCAAGTACGCACCTGCGGGCAGGGCTTCGTCCGGAGCCGCGGTCGGGCCGCCGGCCGCGGTGCGGCCGAAGGAGGGGACGACCGGCGCGGTGCCCTCCGCAGCGGCGGCGGGCGGAAAGCCGGAGGCGAGGCGGCCCCGGCCGGTGATCAACCGGGACAATGCCGGGTTCTGGGCCGGGGTCGCCGAACACAAACTGCTGATCCAACGCTGCTCGTCCTGTGCGACGCTGCGTTTTCCCTGGCTGCCCGGGTGCAATGCGTGCGGATCGCTCGACTGGGACACGACCGAGGCGAGCGGGGCCGGGACGGTCTATTCGTACGTCGTCATGCACCATCCGCCGTTCCCGGCCTTCGAACCGCCCTACGCGGTAGGCCTGATCGAACTGGCCGAGGGCGTTCGGATGGTGAGCAATGTGACCGGGGTTCCGTACGACAAGGTGCGGGTCGGTATGCCGGTGACGCTCGAATTTCTGCGGGTGGACGCGGAGTTGGAACTTCCGGTGTTCAAGGGGAGCGGAGGCTGA
- a CDS encoding acyl-CoA dehydrogenase family protein, producing the protein MDFTPTEEQEAAGELAAQIFADLSTHERLTAAGTGTDAELWKALGAAGLVAAAEETGLLGLVLLLEEQGRRTAQVPLTATCVYGLLAVAAHGTDEQRERLLPGLRDGTAVATGAFPAYGGVRADAEGRLSGTVPLVPWLRDATLVLVADRDRRLWLVRVADARTEAVETTAPWSAGRLILTGTRAEPLGGPGAYEQVLATARIACAGLQAGVCAGSLAQAVSYTSEREQFGRPLSTNQGVLLRAADAYMDTEAIRVTAYEAAWRHDEGLPYATHALTAAWWASEAGKRVVHAGQHLHGGLGSDIEHPVHRHFLWGRQLDAYLGCGSEVLEELGGLIVGAEEPRTEEMEEPV; encoded by the coding sequence ATGGACTTCACACCCACGGAGGAGCAGGAAGCGGCCGGTGAACTGGCTGCGCAGATCTTCGCGGATCTCTCCACACACGAGCGCCTGACAGCGGCGGGCACCGGGACGGACGCCGAGCTGTGGAAAGCGCTGGGCGCGGCAGGACTGGTAGCCGCGGCAGAGGAGACGGGGCTGCTGGGGCTGGTACTGCTGCTGGAGGAGCAGGGGCGGCGGACCGCCCAGGTTCCGCTCACCGCGACCTGTGTGTACGGACTGCTGGCGGTGGCCGCCCACGGCACGGACGAGCAGCGCGAGCGGTTGCTTCCCGGGCTCCGGGACGGGACAGCGGTAGCGACCGGTGCCTTCCCGGCGTACGGCGGCGTACGGGCGGACGCGGAAGGCCGTCTGAGCGGGACTGTGCCCCTGGTGCCGTGGCTGCGGGACGCCACCCTGGTGCTGGTCGCCGACCGGGACCGTCGGCTCTGGCTCGTACGGGTGGCGGACGCACGGACGGAGGCGGTGGAGACCACCGCGCCCTGGTCGGCCGGGCGGCTGATCCTGACGGGGACACGGGCCGAGCCGCTTGGCGGGCCCGGGGCGTACGAACAGGTGCTGGCCACGGCTCGGATCGCATGCGCGGGGCTCCAGGCCGGTGTGTGCGCGGGTTCGCTCGCGCAGGCCGTTTCGTACACGTCGGAACGGGAGCAGTTCGGGCGTCCGCTCTCCACCAACCAGGGGGTGCTGCTGCGGGCGGCCGACGCGTACATGGACACCGAGGCGATACGGGTCACGGCGTACGAGGCTGCCTGGCGGCACGACGAGGGCCTGCCGTACGCCACCCACGCACTCACTGCGGCGTGGTGGGCGTCGGAGGCGGGCAAGCGGGTCGTCCACGCGGGCCAGCATCTGCACGGGGGACTCGGTTCGGACATCGAACATCCCGTGCACCGGCATTTCCTCTGGGGGCGGCAGCTCGATGCCTATCTGGGCTGCGGGAGTGAAGTACTCGAAGAATTGGGCGGGTTGATCGTGGGCGCCGAGGAGCCGCGCACGGAAGAAATGGAGGAACCGGTATGA
- a CDS encoding MaoC/PaaZ C-terminal domain-containing protein gives MRVGDELAPLEIPITRTLIVAGAVASRDYQDVHHDAEAAREKGSPDIFMNILTTNGLVGRYITDRFGPGCTLRRVAIRLGAPNYPGDTMVLTGEITAVDGGSAEVRVVGANARGHHVTGTVTVGVGADIGIGIGIGTGIGGAAGSGQAETGAGT, from the coding sequence ATGAGAGTAGGCGATGAACTGGCGCCGCTGGAGATCCCGATCACCCGCACGCTCATCGTCGCGGGAGCCGTGGCGTCCCGTGACTACCAGGACGTGCACCACGATGCCGAGGCCGCCAGGGAGAAGGGCTCGCCCGACATCTTCATGAACATCCTCACCACCAACGGGCTGGTCGGCAGATACATCACCGATCGCTTCGGGCCGGGCTGCACCTTGCGCAGGGTCGCGATCCGGCTGGGAGCTCCCAACTACCCGGGGGACACCATGGTGCTGACCGGGGAGATCACCGCGGTCGACGGCGGCTCGGCAGAGGTCCGCGTGGTCGGCGCCAATGCCAGGGGACACCACGTCACCGGCACCGTGACGGTCGGCGTGGGCGCCGACATCGGCATCGGCATCGGCATCGGTACCGGTATCGGTGGCGCGGCCGGTTCAGGACAGGCGGAGACGGGAGCGGGCACATGA
- a CDS encoding lipid-transfer protein — translation MSMRERDSLGGRAAVVGIGATEFSKDSGRSELKLAVEAVQAALDDAGLTPADVDGLVTFTMDTSPEITVAQAAGIGELSFFSRIHYGGGAACATVQQAALAIAAGVADVVVCYRAFNERSGRRFGSGVQRREPSAEGAALGWALPFGLLTPASWVAMAAQRYLHTYGLSPEVFGHVAVTDRRYAARNPAAYFYEKPITLADHAASRWIVEPLRLLDCCQETDGGQAIVVTSAERARDLRRPPAVIVAAAQGAGRAQEQMTSFYRDDLSGLPEMSVVARQLWQTSGLRPSDIDVGILYDHFTPFVLMQLEEFGFCGPGEAAAFVAEDALPLNTHGGQLGEAYLHGMNGIAEAVRQVRGTSVNQIPGAATTLVTAGTGVPTSGLILGADG, via the coding sequence ATGAGTATGCGTGAGCGGGACTCGCTCGGCGGCAGGGCTGCCGTGGTCGGGATCGGGGCGACCGAGTTCTCCAAGGACTCCGGACGCAGCGAGCTGAAACTGGCGGTCGAGGCCGTACAGGCAGCCCTCGACGATGCCGGTCTCACGCCCGCCGACGTGGACGGCCTGGTCACTTTCACCATGGACACCAGCCCCGAGATCACCGTCGCCCAGGCGGCCGGGATCGGTGAGCTGTCCTTCTTCTCCCGGATCCACTACGGCGGCGGGGCCGCCTGTGCCACGGTGCAGCAGGCGGCGCTCGCCATCGCCGCCGGGGTGGCCGATGTGGTGGTCTGCTACCGGGCGTTCAACGAGCGTTCGGGGCGGCGCTTCGGCTCGGGGGTGCAGCGCAGGGAACCCTCGGCCGAGGGGGCGGCGCTCGGCTGGGCGCTGCCCTTCGGGTTGCTCACACCGGCCTCCTGGGTGGCGATGGCCGCTCAGCGTTATCTGCATACGTACGGCCTCTCCCCCGAGGTGTTCGGCCACGTGGCGGTGACCGACCGCCGGTACGCCGCGCGCAATCCCGCGGCGTACTTCTACGAGAAGCCGATCACCCTCGCCGACCATGCCGCCTCGCGGTGGATCGTGGAGCCGCTGCGTCTCCTCGACTGCTGCCAGGAGACGGACGGCGGCCAGGCGATCGTGGTCACCAGCGCCGAGCGGGCGCGCGATCTGCGCCGTCCACCTGCGGTGATCGTGGCAGCGGCGCAGGGGGCGGGCCGGGCGCAGGAGCAGATGACCAGTTTCTACCGCGACGATCTCAGCGGGCTGCCCGAGATGAGCGTGGTCGCCCGGCAGCTCTGGCAGACCTCGGGGCTGCGGCCGTCGGACATCGATGTGGGGATTCTCTACGACCACTTCACGCCGTTCGTCCTGATGCAACTGGAGGAGTTCGGCTTCTGCGGACCAGGTGAAGCGGCGGCCTTCGTCGCGGAGGACGCGCTGCCGCTGAACACCCATGGCGGCCAGTTGGGGGAGGCCTATCTGCACGGTATGAACGGCATCGCGGAGGCCGTCCGACAGGTGCGTGGCACCTCGGTGAACCAGATACCCGGCGCGGCCACGACCCTGGTCACGGCCGGCACCGGAGTTCCCACGTCCGGGCTGATCCTGGGCGCGGACGGCTGA
- a CDS encoding DUF1906 domain-containing protein, with protein MHQRKRFLTRALVAAALVTLTLTAPEAVADPAPDAAARTGGATVTGASADAMTAVSREAAAPAKAAMSTGTVRFNGWGFDTCVTPSLATMRAWGSSKYRSIGVYYAGRGRGCPHQPELDRAWVSSVYRMGWKVLPVFVGSQSPCVGAENKRKFQIGSNPSGQGTKEARQAVQAAGGLGMLKGTPLYLDMEAYDTGDRTCADVTLSFIRSWDREVKRLGYVSGFYSSADSGVAQIGAARRAGTTDLPTVMWFARWQKKPSVSGEPSLPANSWTPHLRIHQYEGDVTETHGGRELSIDRNRVDAPVARIG; from the coding sequence ATGCATCAACGGAAGAGGTTCCTGACCCGCGCACTCGTCGCAGCAGCGCTCGTGACGCTGACGCTCACAGCACCGGAGGCCGTCGCCGACCCCGCACCGGACGCGGCGGCAAGAACAGGGGGAGCCACAGTCACGGGCGCTTCCGCGGACGCAATGACAGCCGTCTCCCGGGAGGCAGCCGCGCCCGCGAAGGCGGCCATGTCCACCGGCACCGTGCGCTTCAACGGCTGGGGGTTCGACACCTGCGTCACTCCGTCGCTCGCGACGATGCGGGCCTGGGGTTCCTCCAAGTACCGGAGCATCGGCGTGTACTACGCGGGCCGCGGCCGGGGCTGCCCCCATCAGCCCGAGCTCGACCGGGCCTGGGTGTCATCGGTCTACCGCATGGGATGGAAGGTGCTGCCGGTCTTCGTCGGCTCGCAGTCACCGTGCGTGGGAGCGGAGAACAAGCGGAAGTTCCAGATCGGGAGCAACCCCTCGGGCCAGGGGACGAAGGAGGCACGTCAGGCCGTGCAGGCGGCCGGAGGTCTCGGCATGCTGAAGGGCACGCCGCTCTACCTCGACATGGAGGCGTACGACACGGGCGACCGCACCTGCGCGGACGTCACGCTCTCCTTCATCCGCTCCTGGGACCGGGAGGTGAAACGTCTCGGCTACGTGTCCGGCTTCTACAGCAGTGCGGACTCCGGCGTGGCGCAGATCGGGGCAGCGCGCAGGGCGGGCACCACGGACCTGCCCACCGTCATGTGGTTCGCCCGGTGGCAGAAGAAGCCCTCGGTGTCCGGCGAGCCCTCCCTCCCGGCCAACTCCTGGACCCCGCATCTGCGGATCCACCAGTACGAGGGAGACGTCACCGAGACACACGGGGGCCGTGAGCTCAGCATCGACCGGAACAGGGTCGACGCACCGGTGGCCCGTATCGGCTGA
- a CDS encoding SigE family RNA polymerase sigma factor encodes MTTPVCTSAAKAATPYPSFATYMRARGPVLLRTARSLTPNPSDAEDLLQTALTKTYVAWERIEDHGALDGYVRRALLNTRTSQWRKRKVDEFACEDLPEPETVPEPDAAEQQALRDAMWHAVMKLPDRQRAMLVLRYYEDLSEAQTAEVLGVSIGTVKSAVSRALGKLREDPELSPVR; translated from the coding sequence ATGACCACGCCAGTCTGTACCAGCGCAGCGAAGGCGGCGACGCCGTACCCGTCGTTCGCCACCTATATGCGGGCCCGGGGGCCCGTGCTGCTGCGCACCGCCCGTTCGCTGACCCCCAATCCGAGTGACGCCGAGGACCTTCTCCAGACCGCGCTCACCAAGACGTACGTCGCGTGGGAGCGGATCGAGGACCACGGTGCGCTGGACGGCTATGTGCGCCGGGCGCTGTTGAACACCCGTACGTCGCAGTGGCGCAAGCGCAAGGTCGACGAGTTCGCCTGCGAGGACCTGCCCGAACCGGAGACCGTGCCCGAACCCGACGCCGCCGAGCAGCAGGCGCTGCGCGACGCGATGTGGCACGCGGTGATGAAGCTCCCCGACCGCCAGCGGGCCATGCTCGTGCTCCGCTACTACGAGGACCTCAGCGAGGCGCAGACCGCCGAGGTCCTCGGTGTCTCGATCGGCACCGTCAAGAGCGCGGTTTCGCGCGCGCTCGGCAAGCTTCGCGAGGACCCGGAGCTGTCCCCGGTGCGGTGA
- a CDS encoding long-chain fatty acid--CoA ligase has translation MLSTMQDVPLTVTRILVHGTLMHGTSQITTWTGDGREPQRRSFAEAGVRAVQLANALRDELGVDGDERVATAMWNNAEHVEAYFAVPAMGAVLHTLNIRLPAEQLVWIVNHAADRVIIVNGSLLPLLAPLLPHLPTVEHLVVSGPGDRSLLAGATATVHEYEDLIAGRPMTYDWPEIDERQAASLCYTSGTTGDPKGVVYSHRSIFLHSMQVNAAQSMGLTDEDTTLVVVPQFHVNAWGLPHATFMSGINMLMPDRFLQPAPLAEMIEAEKPTHAAAVPTIWQGLLAEVTDRPRDLSSMKRVTIGGSACPPALMAAYDELGVRLCPAWGMTETSPLGTVANPPGGLTDEEEWPYRNTQGRFPAGIEPRLVGPTGEILPWDGESAGELEVRGPWIAGAYYGGAGGEDFRPADKFSEDGWLKTGDVGVISQDGYLTLTDRAKDVIKSGGEWISSVALENEIMAHPAVAEAAVVAVPDARWGERPLATVVLKEGESVGYEELKAFLARSVAKWQLPERWAIVPSVPKTSVGKFDKKVLRKQYADGELDTTQL, from the coding sequence GTGCTGAGCACGATGCAGGACGTACCACTGACAGTGACCCGCATTCTTGTTCACGGAACGCTGATGCACGGCACGTCTCAGATCACCACCTGGACCGGGGACGGCCGGGAACCGCAGCGTCGTTCCTTCGCCGAGGCCGGTGTCCGCGCGGTGCAGCTGGCCAACGCGCTCCGCGACGAGCTGGGGGTCGACGGCGACGAACGGGTCGCAACCGCCATGTGGAACAACGCGGAACACGTGGAGGCGTACTTCGCGGTCCCCGCCATGGGTGCCGTACTGCACACCCTCAACATCCGCCTCCCCGCCGAGCAGCTGGTCTGGATCGTCAACCACGCGGCGGACCGGGTGATCATCGTCAACGGCTCGCTGCTGCCGCTGCTCGCGCCGCTCCTCCCTCACCTGCCGACCGTCGAGCACCTGGTGGTGAGCGGCCCCGGTGACCGTTCGCTGCTGGCCGGTGCGACGGCGACCGTGCACGAGTACGAGGACCTGATCGCGGGCCGCCCGATGACGTACGACTGGCCCGAGATCGACGAGCGCCAGGCTGCCTCCCTCTGCTACACCTCGGGCACCACCGGTGATCCCAAAGGGGTCGTCTACTCGCACCGTTCGATCTTCCTGCACTCCATGCAGGTCAACGCCGCCCAGTCGATGGGGCTCACGGACGAGGACACCACCCTGGTCGTCGTGCCGCAGTTCCATGTCAACGCGTGGGGCCTGCCGCACGCGACCTTCATGTCCGGCATCAACATGCTGATGCCGGACCGTTTCCTCCAGCCCGCCCCGCTCGCGGAGATGATCGAGGCGGAGAAACCCACGCACGCCGCCGCCGTGCCCACCATCTGGCAGGGACTGCTGGCCGAGGTGACCGACCGGCCGCGCGATCTGAGCTCCATGAAGCGGGTCACCATCGGCGGCTCGGCCTGCCCGCCCGCGCTGATGGCCGCCTACGACGAGCTGGGCGTCCGGCTCTGCCCCGCCTGGGGCATGACGGAGACCTCGCCGCTGGGAACCGTCGCCAACCCGCCCGGTGGACTCACCGACGAGGAGGAGTGGCCGTACCGCAACACCCAGGGCCGATTCCCCGCGGGCATCGAGCCCCGGCTCGTGGGACCCACCGGCGAGATCCTTCCCTGGGACGGCGAGTCGGCCGGTGAGCTGGAGGTGCGCGGGCCGTGGATCGCCGGTGCGTACTACGGAGGTGCGGGCGGCGAGGACTTCAGGCCCGCCGACAAGTTCAGCGAGGACGGCTGGCTGAAGACCGGCGATGTCGGCGTCATCAGCCAGGACGGCTATCTGACACTGACCGACCGCGCGAAGGACGTCATCAAGTCCGGCGGCGAATGGATTTCGAGCGTGGCGCTGGAGAACGAGATCATGGCCCACCCGGCGGTCGCGGAGGCCGCGGTCGTCGCCGTGCCGGACGCCAGGTGGGGTGAACGGCCGCTCGCGACGGTGGTGCTGAAGGAGGGCGAGAGCGTCGGATACGAGGAGCTGAAGGCGTTCCTCGCCAGGTCCGTCGCCAAGTGGCAGCTTCCGGAACGGTGGGCGATCGTGCCGTCCGTGCCGAAGACGTCGGTCGGGAAATTCGACAAGAAGGTACTCAGGAAGCAGTACGCGGACGGGGAGCTGGACACGACGCAGCTCTGA